One genomic region from Oryzias melastigma strain HK-1 linkage group LG19, ASM292280v2, whole genome shotgun sequence encodes:
- the LOC112154424 gene encoding KAT8 regulatory NSL complex subunit 1 isoform X1 → MAAMAPALTDAPAEAHHIRFKLAAPSSSLSRASGENNSNASNILIHSSGPAKCKVTPEECPLDFCGGDQEQQQQPQADSVSQASALGKRQPLVASYLCSDVPPVTATKESIKLQGVLLKQSVLKNHRILPTSLLNGGGDFLLRKRQPIELTGGQLKSLMSGSTNGSGQPMAPVNGLAKKLATVSGSSCVVAVNGDKPAAATTDSQSQNMPLESETISGHTPVKGTLKQKHSTEVSQNTDGENFESPVLQSAALSPLTHDNSDSTEQLNSEESDSHAPFRQLQGSDRERAGSSHQGFSPCTTATQPPLPSGSSTDGLDAHVKQRTLLNSSRQAEIENRLRRLRKRLQVVQAKQVERHIQQQLGGFLDSALSRLLVGNRKSEAVTPSASWRTGRHSSSNSRDCLSRFLKSGSMPLELERLYLSGTANLHSAETAFDSDVTESSSGGDSDLEDEELSRVDIEQRHVKIWKRAESRYAVERAAIISHWNWLQAHISDLEYRIRQQTDIYRQIRGSKGSVELGGVAPSSVLAVGTEVKTEPPNTQDVGSERLEHTGPAHLGSTEQGTWRGQNGQPVNGVLSRMAEGADGKQQQLTQDSTCVAARTRPLVSCRRRRLIQPNVVPNLNGKNPKSSCFQCNCRVNPSCVMCGGWPTPREDPQFELPNLERLSRLDLGIHPILSFPDDVSIGLRLQQIMKSQWQTKSLERSKPLKKLSLKHKLSSSKEKHKFTNSLMAVRLGHYKNRAEKQRSVDSNTAGSSGGGLLAAARLEGQAGCKTERLHTLSTPLGPYDKNYSRKRLREHSLERTDSSPKLYMDLSNPCTTLANMHSSLQSPLTRQLSTSSENSAPLGAGGQSVSITPQQPIKRRRGESSFDINNIVIPMSVAATTRVEKLQYKEILTPSWRSADIFSQSITEEENEREVEDLSDAAFIQLHQPYEDQERSRWTWMALAPAKRRGSRSYKSVDGRTTPLLCGTNPPTPQPASPDPGPYPLLHDYSHVPSPMSPPSPDTSSNPQTPCSRDSHRLLSNEDTRCSTPDFTFEERTVAPWERRGFPLPEDPAPEPEAETDHIRPRMRSISGCRATAYGRLDSDDMELLCDDDSGFKQRASTHR, encoded by the exons ATGGCTGCGATGGCGCCCGCTCTCACCGACGCCCCAGCTGAAGCTCACCACATCCGCTTCAAACTGGCTGCCCCATCCTCGAGCCTCTCGCGAGCCAGTGGAGAGAACAACAGTAACGCCAGCAACATCCTCATCCACAGCAGCGGCCCCGCTAAGTGCAAGGTCACTCCCGAAGAGTGCCCCCTCGACTTCTGTGGCGGCGATCaggaacagcagcagcagcctcaaGCCGACTCCGTGTCCCAGGCGTCGGCCCTGGGAAAACGCCAGCCACTGGTGGCTTCCTATTTATGCTCTGATGTACCACCCGTCACTGCAACTAAGGAGTCAATCAAGCTTCAAGGAGTCCTTCTTAAACAGTCTGTGTTGAAAAACCACAGAATACTGCCCACCTCCCTGCTCAACGGTGGGGGAGACTTCCTCTTGAGGAAGAGGCAGCCAATTGAGCTCACTGGTGGACAGTTGAAGAGCCTCATGAGTGGCAGCACCAACGGAAGTGGCCAGCCTATGGCACCTGTCAATGGGCTGGCCAAGAAGCTGGCCACTGTGTCAGGCTCCAGCTGTGTGGTTGCAGTAAATGGTGACAAGCCTGCTGCTGCCACCACGGACTCCCAGTCCCAGAACATGCCACTGGAGTCTGAAACCATATCAGGGCATACTCCCGTGAAAGGAACCCTTAAACAGAAGCATTCCACAGAGGTTTCTCAAAACACAGATGGAGAAAACTTTGAATCACCGGTGCTTCAATCTGCTGCACTTTCCCCTCTTACCCACGACAACTCAGACTCCACTGAACAGTTAAATTCGGAGGAATCCGACTCACATGCACCTTTCAGACAGCTTCAGGGTTCTGACAGGGAGAGAGCGGGTAGCAGCCATCAGGGCTTTTCGCCTTGCACCACCGCAACGCAGCCTCCTCTGCCCTCTGGTTCATCCACAGACGGCCTTGATGCTCACGTTAAACAGCGTACGCTTCTCAACAGCAGCCGCCAAGCCGAAATCGAAAACAGGTTACGGCGCCTGCGCAAACGTCTGCAGGTGGTTCAGGCTAAGCAGGTGGAGCGACACAtccagcagcagctgggagGCTTTTTGGACTCGGCTCTCAGCAGACTACTGGTTGGTAACCGTAAATCAGAGGCTGTCACTCCTTCAGCTTCATGGAGGACCGGGCGACATTCTTCCTCCAACAGCAGAGATTGCCTAAGTCGCTTTCTGAAAAGCGGCTCCATGCCCTTGGAACTGGAGAGGCTGTATTTGAGCGGAACAGCAAACCTCCACTCAGCTGAAACCGCCTTCGACTCAGACGTAACAGAAAGTAGTTCTGGTGGGGACTCTgacctggaggatgaagagcTGTCCAGAGTGGACATTGAGCAGCGCCATGTCAAAAT ATGGAAACGGGCAGAAAGCCGCTATGCCGTGGAAAGAGCTGCAATCATCAGCCACTGGAATTGGCTTCAGGCCCACATCTCGGACCTGGAATACCGCATCCGGCAGCAGACCGACATATACAGACAGATCCGGGGCAGCAAG GGCTCAGTGGAGTTGGGAGGGGTCGCCCCCAGCAGTGTGCTTGCAGTCGGGACAGAAGTCAAGACAGAACCTCCAAATACTCAG GATGTTGGTTCAGAGCGGCTGGAGCACacaggccccgcccacctcGGCAGCACAGAGCAGGGCACTTGGAGAGGTCAAAACGGACAGCCAGTTAACGGCGTCCTCAGCAG GATGGCAGAAGGTGCAGATggcaagcagcagcagctgacgCAGGACAGTACGTGCGTGGCCGCCCGCACGCGACCGCTGGTCAGCTGCAGACGGCGGCGGCTCATTCAGCCAAACGTGGTGCCCAATCTCAACGGGAAG AACCCGAAGAGCAGCTGCTTTCAGTGTAACTGCCGGGTCAACCCCAGCTGTGTCATGTGTGGTGGCTGGCCCACCCCCAGAGAGGACCCCCAGTTCGAGCTGCCCAACCTGGAGCGCCTGTCAAGGCTGGATCTTGGCATCCACCCCATCCTGTCCTTCCCCGACG ACGTTAGTATAGGTCTGCGTCTGCAGCAGATCATGAAGAGCCAGTGGCAAACCAAATCACTGGAGAGAAGCAAACCACTGAAGAAGCTGTCCCTCAAACACAAGCTGTCCTCTTCCAAAGAGAAGCACAAGTTCACCAACTCGCTCATGGCAGTCA GACTGGGTCACTATAAAAACCGTGCTGAGAAGCAGAGGAGCGTGGACAGCAACACGGCaggcagcagcggcggcggcttGCTGGCTGCAGCCCGGCTGGAGGGCCAGGCCGGGTGTAAGACGGAGCGGCTGCACACCCTCTCCACCCCGTTAGGACCCTACGACAAGAACTACAGCCGCAAGAGACTACGAGAGCATTCTCTGGAGCGGACCGACT CCTCACCCAAACTTTACATGGACTTGAGCAACCCCTGCACAACACTGGCCAACATGCACTCGTCCCTCCAGAGTCCACTGACACGGCAGCTCTCCACGTCCTCGGAGAACTCCGCGCCGCTGGGCGCCGGCGGCCAGAGCGTCTCCATCACGCCT CAGCAGCCAATCAAGAGGCGGCGTGGAGAGAGCTCCTTCGACATCAACAACATCGTAATCCCCATGTCTGTGGCCGCCACCACCAGGGTGGAGAAGCTGCAGTACAAAGAGATTCTCACACCCAG CTGGCGTTCGGCGGATATTTTCTCACAATCCATAACTGAAGAGGAGAACGAGCGCGAG gtggaggacCTCTCGGATGCGGCCTTCATCCAGCTCCATCAGCCCTACGAGGACCAGGAGCGCAGCCGCTGGACCTGGATGGCGCTGGCTCCTGCTAAAAGGAGGGGCAGCAG GTCGTACAAGTCTGTGGACGGGCGCACCACCCCGCTGCTGTGTGGCACCAACCCCCCCACGCCCCAGCCTGCATCCCCAGACCCCGGGCCGTACCCCCTGCTCCACGACTACAGTCACGTGCCGTCGCCCATGAGTCCGCCCAGCCCCGACACGTCCTCCAACCCCCAGACCCCGTGCTCCAGGGACTCCCACCGGCTGCTGTCCAACGAGGACACGCGGTGCTCCACGCCAGATTTCACCTTTGAAGAGCGG ACGGTGGCGCCATGGGAGCGCCGCGGCTTCCCCCTGCCAGAAGACCCGGCGCCGGAGCCCGAGGCGGAGACTGACCACATCAGGCCCCGAATGCGCAGCATCTCAGGTTGCCGAGCAACAGCCTACGGCCGTCTGGACTCGGACGACATGGAGCTGCTGTGCGACGACGACAGCGGCTTCAAGCAGCGGGCCTCCACCCACCGATGA
- the LOC112154424 gene encoding KAT8 regulatory NSL complex subunit 1 isoform X2, whose amino-acid sequence MAAMAPALTDAPAEAHHIRFKLAAPSSSLSRASGENNSNASNILIHSSGPAKCKVTPEECPLDFCGGDQEQQQQPQADSVSQASALGKRQPLVASYLCSDVPPVTATKESIKLQGVLLKQSVLKNHRILPTSLLNGGGDFLLRKRQPIELTGGQLKSLMSGSTNGSGQPMAPVNGLAKKLATVSGSSCVVAVNGDKPAAATTDSQSQNMPLESETISGHTPVKGTLKQKHSTEVSQNTDGENFESPVLQSAALSPLTHDNSDSTEQLNSEESDSHAPFRQLQGSDRERAGSSHQGFSPCTTATQPPLPSGSSTDGLDAHVKQRTLLNSSRQAEIENRLRRLRKRLQVVQAKQVERHIQQQLGGFLDSALSRLLVGNRKSEAVTPSASWRTGRHSSSNSRDCLSRFLKSGSMPLELERLYLSGTANLHSAETAFDSDVTESSSGGDSDLEDEELSRVDIEQRHVKIWKRAESRYAVERAAIISHWNWLQAHISDLEYRIRQQTDIYRQIRGSKGSVELGGVAPSSVLAVGTEVKTEPPNTQDVGSERLEHTGPAHLGSTEQGTWRGQNGQPVNGVLSRMAEGADGKQQQLTQDSTCVAARTRPLVSCRRRRLIQPNVVPNLNGKNPKSSCFQCNCRVNPSCVMCGGWPTPREDPQFELPNLERLSRLDLGIHPILSFPDDVSIGLRLQQIMKSQWQTKSLERSKPLKKLSLKHKLSSSKEKHKFTNSLMAVRLGHYKNRAEKQRSVDSNTAGSSGGGLLAAARLEGQAGCKTERLHTLSTPLGPYDKNYSRKRLREHSLERTDSSPKLYMDLSNPCTTLANMHSSLQSPLTRQLSTSSENSAPLGAGGQSVSITPQPIKRRRGESSFDINNIVIPMSVAATTRVEKLQYKEILTPSWRSADIFSQSITEEENEREVEDLSDAAFIQLHQPYEDQERSRWTWMALAPAKRRGSRSYKSVDGRTTPLLCGTNPPTPQPASPDPGPYPLLHDYSHVPSPMSPPSPDTSSNPQTPCSRDSHRLLSNEDTRCSTPDFTFEERTVAPWERRGFPLPEDPAPEPEAETDHIRPRMRSISGCRATAYGRLDSDDMELLCDDDSGFKQRASTHR is encoded by the exons ATGGCTGCGATGGCGCCCGCTCTCACCGACGCCCCAGCTGAAGCTCACCACATCCGCTTCAAACTGGCTGCCCCATCCTCGAGCCTCTCGCGAGCCAGTGGAGAGAACAACAGTAACGCCAGCAACATCCTCATCCACAGCAGCGGCCCCGCTAAGTGCAAGGTCACTCCCGAAGAGTGCCCCCTCGACTTCTGTGGCGGCGATCaggaacagcagcagcagcctcaaGCCGACTCCGTGTCCCAGGCGTCGGCCCTGGGAAAACGCCAGCCACTGGTGGCTTCCTATTTATGCTCTGATGTACCACCCGTCACTGCAACTAAGGAGTCAATCAAGCTTCAAGGAGTCCTTCTTAAACAGTCTGTGTTGAAAAACCACAGAATACTGCCCACCTCCCTGCTCAACGGTGGGGGAGACTTCCTCTTGAGGAAGAGGCAGCCAATTGAGCTCACTGGTGGACAGTTGAAGAGCCTCATGAGTGGCAGCACCAACGGAAGTGGCCAGCCTATGGCACCTGTCAATGGGCTGGCCAAGAAGCTGGCCACTGTGTCAGGCTCCAGCTGTGTGGTTGCAGTAAATGGTGACAAGCCTGCTGCTGCCACCACGGACTCCCAGTCCCAGAACATGCCACTGGAGTCTGAAACCATATCAGGGCATACTCCCGTGAAAGGAACCCTTAAACAGAAGCATTCCACAGAGGTTTCTCAAAACACAGATGGAGAAAACTTTGAATCACCGGTGCTTCAATCTGCTGCACTTTCCCCTCTTACCCACGACAACTCAGACTCCACTGAACAGTTAAATTCGGAGGAATCCGACTCACATGCACCTTTCAGACAGCTTCAGGGTTCTGACAGGGAGAGAGCGGGTAGCAGCCATCAGGGCTTTTCGCCTTGCACCACCGCAACGCAGCCTCCTCTGCCCTCTGGTTCATCCACAGACGGCCTTGATGCTCACGTTAAACAGCGTACGCTTCTCAACAGCAGCCGCCAAGCCGAAATCGAAAACAGGTTACGGCGCCTGCGCAAACGTCTGCAGGTGGTTCAGGCTAAGCAGGTGGAGCGACACAtccagcagcagctgggagGCTTTTTGGACTCGGCTCTCAGCAGACTACTGGTTGGTAACCGTAAATCAGAGGCTGTCACTCCTTCAGCTTCATGGAGGACCGGGCGACATTCTTCCTCCAACAGCAGAGATTGCCTAAGTCGCTTTCTGAAAAGCGGCTCCATGCCCTTGGAACTGGAGAGGCTGTATTTGAGCGGAACAGCAAACCTCCACTCAGCTGAAACCGCCTTCGACTCAGACGTAACAGAAAGTAGTTCTGGTGGGGACTCTgacctggaggatgaagagcTGTCCAGAGTGGACATTGAGCAGCGCCATGTCAAAAT ATGGAAACGGGCAGAAAGCCGCTATGCCGTGGAAAGAGCTGCAATCATCAGCCACTGGAATTGGCTTCAGGCCCACATCTCGGACCTGGAATACCGCATCCGGCAGCAGACCGACATATACAGACAGATCCGGGGCAGCAAG GGCTCAGTGGAGTTGGGAGGGGTCGCCCCCAGCAGTGTGCTTGCAGTCGGGACAGAAGTCAAGACAGAACCTCCAAATACTCAG GATGTTGGTTCAGAGCGGCTGGAGCACacaggccccgcccacctcGGCAGCACAGAGCAGGGCACTTGGAGAGGTCAAAACGGACAGCCAGTTAACGGCGTCCTCAGCAG GATGGCAGAAGGTGCAGATggcaagcagcagcagctgacgCAGGACAGTACGTGCGTGGCCGCCCGCACGCGACCGCTGGTCAGCTGCAGACGGCGGCGGCTCATTCAGCCAAACGTGGTGCCCAATCTCAACGGGAAG AACCCGAAGAGCAGCTGCTTTCAGTGTAACTGCCGGGTCAACCCCAGCTGTGTCATGTGTGGTGGCTGGCCCACCCCCAGAGAGGACCCCCAGTTCGAGCTGCCCAACCTGGAGCGCCTGTCAAGGCTGGATCTTGGCATCCACCCCATCCTGTCCTTCCCCGACG ACGTTAGTATAGGTCTGCGTCTGCAGCAGATCATGAAGAGCCAGTGGCAAACCAAATCACTGGAGAGAAGCAAACCACTGAAGAAGCTGTCCCTCAAACACAAGCTGTCCTCTTCCAAAGAGAAGCACAAGTTCACCAACTCGCTCATGGCAGTCA GACTGGGTCACTATAAAAACCGTGCTGAGAAGCAGAGGAGCGTGGACAGCAACACGGCaggcagcagcggcggcggcttGCTGGCTGCAGCCCGGCTGGAGGGCCAGGCCGGGTGTAAGACGGAGCGGCTGCACACCCTCTCCACCCCGTTAGGACCCTACGACAAGAACTACAGCCGCAAGAGACTACGAGAGCATTCTCTGGAGCGGACCGACT CCTCACCCAAACTTTACATGGACTTGAGCAACCCCTGCACAACACTGGCCAACATGCACTCGTCCCTCCAGAGTCCACTGACACGGCAGCTCTCCACGTCCTCGGAGAACTCCGCGCCGCTGGGCGCCGGCGGCCAGAGCGTCTCCATCACGCCT CAGCCAATCAAGAGGCGGCGTGGAGAGAGCTCCTTCGACATCAACAACATCGTAATCCCCATGTCTGTGGCCGCCACCACCAGGGTGGAGAAGCTGCAGTACAAAGAGATTCTCACACCCAG CTGGCGTTCGGCGGATATTTTCTCACAATCCATAACTGAAGAGGAGAACGAGCGCGAG gtggaggacCTCTCGGATGCGGCCTTCATCCAGCTCCATCAGCCCTACGAGGACCAGGAGCGCAGCCGCTGGACCTGGATGGCGCTGGCTCCTGCTAAAAGGAGGGGCAGCAG GTCGTACAAGTCTGTGGACGGGCGCACCACCCCGCTGCTGTGTGGCACCAACCCCCCCACGCCCCAGCCTGCATCCCCAGACCCCGGGCCGTACCCCCTGCTCCACGACTACAGTCACGTGCCGTCGCCCATGAGTCCGCCCAGCCCCGACACGTCCTCCAACCCCCAGACCCCGTGCTCCAGGGACTCCCACCGGCTGCTGTCCAACGAGGACACGCGGTGCTCCACGCCAGATTTCACCTTTGAAGAGCGG ACGGTGGCGCCATGGGAGCGCCGCGGCTTCCCCCTGCCAGAAGACCCGGCGCCGGAGCCCGAGGCGGAGACTGACCACATCAGGCCCCGAATGCGCAGCATCTCAGGTTGCCGAGCAACAGCCTACGGCCGTCTGGACTCGGACGACATGGAGCTGCTGTGCGACGACGACAGCGGCTTCAAGCAGCGGGCCTCCACCCACCGATGA